The genomic DNA tgggaaaggaggccagaaagggacgaggacgaggtggggaaaggaggccagaaagggacgaggacgaggtggggaaaggaggccagaaagggacgaggacgaggtggggaaaggaggccagaaagggacgaggacgaggtggggaaaggaggccagaaagggacgaggacgaggtggggaaaggaggccagaaagggacgaggacgaggtggggaaaggaggccagaaagggacgaggacgaggtggggaaaggaggccagaaagggacgaggacgaggtggggaaaggaggccagaaagggacgaggacgaggtggggaaaggaggccagaaagggacgaggacgaggtggggaaaggaggccagaaagggacgaggacgaggtggggaaaggaggccagaaagggacgaggacgaggtggggaaaggaggccagaaagggacgaggacgaggtggggaaaggaggccagaaagggacgaggacgaggtgtggaaaggaggccagaaagggacgaggacgaggtgtggaaaggaggccagaaagggacgaggacgaggtgtggaaaggaggccagaaagggacgaggacgaggtggggaaaggaggccagaaagggacgaggacgaggtgggaaaaggaggccagaaagggacgaggacgaggtgggaaaaggaggccagaaagggacgaggacgaggtgggaaaggaggccagaaagggacgaggacgaggtggggaaaggaggccagaaagggacgaggacgaggtggggaaaggaggccagaaagggacgaggacgaggtggggaaaggaggacagaaacGGATGTGGAAGACgtggggaaaggaggacagaaacGGATGTGGAAAGACgtggggaaaggaggacagaaacGGATGTGGAAGACgtggggaaaggaggacagaaacGGATGTGGAAGACgtggggaaaggaggacagaaacGGATGTGGAAGACGTGGGGAAAGGAGGACGACAGAAACGGATGTGGACGACGTGGGCA from Schistocerca piceifrons isolate TAMUIC-IGC-003096 unplaced genomic scaffold, iqSchPice1.1 HiC_scaffold_896, whole genome shotgun sequence includes the following:
- the LOC124771138 gene encoding protein argonaute 18-like; protein product: MIRWGKEARKGRGGERRPERDEDEVGKGGQKGTRTRWGKEARKGRGRGGKGGQKGTRTRWGKEARKGRGRGGERRPERDEDEVGKGGQKGTRTRWGKEARKGRGRGGERRPERDEDEVGKGGQKGTRTRWGKEARKGRGRGGERRPERDEDEVGKGGQKGTRTRWGKEARKGRGRGGERRPERDEDEVGKGGQKGTRTRWGKEARKGRGRGVERRPERDEDEVWKGGQKGTRTRCGKEARKGRGRGGERRPERDEDEVGKGGQKGTRTRWEKEARKGRGRGGKGGQKGTRTRWGKEARKGRGRGGERRPERDEDEVGKGGQKRMWKTWGKEDRNGCGKTWGKEDRNGCGRRGERRTETDVEDVGKGGQKRMWKTWGKEDDRNGCGRRGQRRTTETDEDDVGKGGQKGTM